The DNA segment TGGCGGTTTTCGTCTCATTTTTCGGCTGGTACGGTTCTCTCAGAGAATACGTCTTATTTCTGGCTATTGTaagttttaattcaaatatttgttgTCCGCTACATACCACTACTAGTAGAGACAGAACTCAAAGACCCATTCAAGTattagggggcctccgtggccgagtgattaaaaTCATTGGCTTAGAATTATTTGCGAagttcgaaacctcacttggggTGAGGAGTTTCTATGCttccggcatctactgatgcggggggcatatagtgattgtcctgtccgtccggacgtccgttcgtccgtacgaggttaaccaaatgggaccgtttcgtctaacatcaataccccttactagaatgacttgatactaatgcagatgtaacctgtgaccattcctcatcttcaaacatcacctgacctcagtttgaccttgaccttgactttgttttggacttaggttgctttgctttgtatgggccatcccttggtaaaccaaatgggaccgtttcgtctagcatcaataccccttactagaatgacttgatattaatgcagatgtaacctgtgaccattcctcattttcaaacatcacctgaactcagtttgaccttgaccttgaccttgacctcgttttggatttaggttgctttgtatcgacaaggatgccaccgggggcatcaagcgtttatcgAACACAGCTTCTTGTttcaagctggcttatggaaggttggtggttctacctgcTTGAAAGAATGCTCGTAGCGACACCCGGGGTCTTTCTCCATCATAaaaagctggaatgtcaccatatgatattatatataattgtatcgatgtgaagttaaacccaacaacaacaaaaatggcttaaattaattaatttcatttcGTTTAATTCACGTAAATGTGCAACCTGCATCTTTTACCTCTTTTGATCCCGAAAAACCCGTTCGTCTCCAGTCAATGATATTAACAATTCCTTCCAGAAATCGAATTCAATTGCTCTGTTCCAAGATGAAACGTTTTATAAactataatatttctttaaacatttagACTATGGTATGCCCTGAAAAATATGTGTCATTTGTTGTtgggcgtgcgtgcgtgcgtgcgtgtgacgtatattacaattttgaaactttgaactcaTTTCAGTATCGATACTTGATGATGTTTCTGTTCCTGGTAGAGATGGTTTTCATTATACTCATATTCGTGGTTGTGTACGTGCCCGAGGCCCGGAAACAGCTCAATATATACCCGGAAGATACCCTTAAAGAAGCTATAGTAAAATACAGAGATGATGAAGATATGCAGAACCTTATTGACGGTATACAAGAACTGGTAAGTCttacagataaaataattgtGTAACCAGACAGTTCAagtttattgtcattattattataccagatttatatagcgcacttttcatgataaacacgtttaaaggcgctttacaatttaGACACATCTGTAGTAATCATGTTAAACCCTGTTTCCATTCATCAATGTTTGAACGTCTGAATTTATGATAAGACTTGGGACTGTCAAATGTTCAGTTTGTCGTAATTTTGTAAGATagtgtttattcatttttctagTGTTTTATCTATCTAAGCCATAGGACATCCATGCACAATTTCAATAGAGTCGTTGCGTATTTACCAAAGACAGAGCAAAAAGAAATGTTATCATTGTAAATATAAACCTTTATACTGAATAACTATGTTAATTGAATACAGATATACGAGCCCTGTCCAGTCTTGtattaaaataacaacaaaaatgaaCTCGTCAATTCACATACCAAAGGAATTTTCTGTCTTTGTCGTTGCCACTTTATTGTCCTAAGACCGAACTAGAATATTTTCAGGTCTAATGTAAAACTTGCTTATCCAAACTGTTTCATGTCATGATGTCTTATGGCGAACTAGCTTtgaaaaaatgatttcatttctaaTGTCAAGCTAGATTTCCCGAATGTTTTCATGTCTTAATATCGAACTAGCTTTTCCAAAATGTTTTCATGTCTTAATATCGAACTAGCTTTTCCAAAATGTTTTCATGTCTTAATATCGAACTAGCTTTTCCAAAATGTTTTCATGTCTTATGTCGAACTAGCTTTTCACCATCACGGTCTAATGCCCGGCTTTCCATAATGGTCTCATGTCATGTAGGAGGTTTAATTTAGAACCAGTTTTCCAGactgttttcatatgtgatgtcGAACTAGCTTGcaagaatgttttaaaaattggCTTTCCAAACTGTTTACATGTCTAATATCGAACCAGTTTTCCAGAATGTTTTCATATGTATTAAATGTCAAACTAGCTTTCGAAAATATGTTTTCATGTCTTAAGTGAAGCTAGAAGATTCGAATGGTGACAACTTGTCCAATGGTCATTATGGAACCGGAATTTTTGTCTAAAGTAGGACTTCAAAGTGAGAAACAAAGGGTAGATCACTTACAACataaaatgacaaacaaaatattccGCTATATATATACGTAGATTTATTTCAGCTGGAATGTTGCGGAACATCCAATGATGACCTTGGTTATAAAGACTGGGCCAGAAATCCGTACTTTAACTGTACAACGGAACTTGAAAACAGGGAGTTCGGCGAGTATTGTTCCGTGCCTTTCTCCTGCTGCAAGAAAGAGGACGTAAGTattatttttatctgttttatcatACGAGATTTATATGCAAACACGTTCAGAAGTGCTTTACATATAACGGCGACAGTCACGCATGGCGTCAGAGTCATTCTCTATATACACGTACAgtcacagagcgatctgaccagagtgaCAGCGCGAGGGCAATCCCCCAGAGCAGagacacagaaatattttagatatagGCATGTCCGTGCCtcgtgtatagcaccaatacacgcaAAACCCTTTTcactgggaagaaccagtactggccttcTAGTTGGATGGGAGACtttcaagagcatctcagaaatttccaatgCATGGACCGGAATTCGAACCCCGGACTTCTGGTTTTACAcacaagcgtgttaccactagaccaccgggtGATACCTTTCTTCTTTTGCAAGAAAGAGAACGGAAGTATAAGTTTTCTTCCCTACTTTTCTCCTGCTGCAAGAAATAGGATGCAAGTATTGCTCCGCACCTATGTCCTGTTGCATGAAAGAAGGAGTAAAAGAAAGGGGACgtaaatattatttggtctggatCTTCTTTATATAAAACCTGATTACACTTTTTAGCCGTCTTATTTTGAATAAGATTAAAAACACACAGTGTTTACgttaaatactgcttttatgtATAACACTAGTGAATGGTTATGTTCTGATGCTACTAAGGTAAAAGCAATACCATCTAAATGTGATATCTTTAATTCTGCGAAACTATAAACTCCATACTCTAACGCATCGATCATGGTCATATTGTTGTCTTCAAAAATCTGCAAGGACTAAATATTAGTCGGAATTTAAACATTCAAAGTTCctttttatataacattacagttttgatgtatttttacaGACTGGGCTGATTAACTACCTTTGTGGGAGGGGAATGCAGAAGTCGACTACGGTAAGTGAGCTAGTATACGAAACGGTGTTCATAGTTTGGAACACAAGACATACGAGTTATATTGTTTGATCTGCAAGTTTTCTTGAAAATCACTTTTATAATGCAATACATGGATACAAGTAACTTCATTCTCCTGCTGGGCGGCAGTAGTCACTTTTTGATTGTAAAATTCTGGAATATGACAAATTTCGAAGGTAGTTTTCAAAAtcccctttttacacacacaaaaaatgttgCTTCTTTGCAGACTAAAATATCCTGATTTTTGCATCACaaagctaaaattgaaaaaaagtacgttaaatttatataagaaaatgacCCCCAGTTTTCGGGAAGTTTTAAGGGTGACAATTTGTAAAATGGCATGTTTTATATCTAAAACAAATGccacacaaagcatgaaaatcTTAGCAACAGTTATATAAATCGCTCCCGAAAAAAACACAGATATAGGTACTTTCTACAGTTGTGTACAAAATCAACAAAGATTGAACTTTCatcttcaaaatttgtttaagAAGAGCTCTTGGTCATAAATTTCTTTTGCATTTCAAGACCGGTAAACTGATTTATGACAAAGGTTCACGAATTATTTAGATGAAAGTCCAGTTTTTGATGTTTGTATTCAGATATTATTGGCGAGAATCGCTGTACCTGTGGTTAATCATTTACAAGTTACTAAGATTTTTCATTGTTGTTCTAGATCAGACATCGATCTATTTTAAGAATAatggaaggtcggttgttctacccaggtgcccgctcgtaatgaaataatgcatggaggggcacctggggtcttcctccaccatcaaagctgggaagtagCCATATCACCTATAAATGCGacgataaacccaacaaaaacaaaattaaaaaaaaacaactgtataTATAACTTCTGAATTCTCCGAAAATTGGGCAGATATGCCCGCTGTTGACACCTTTGAATTTTTAGAATGACGTATAATATCAATGGAATTGCCCCAGTATTAAGGAGAAATCAAGGAATAAGCTTTTTACGGAAAAGGTGTATCAAACAGcattaatatatgtatattgtacTCCGTCCGGCTGTGTTTGAAGACCTGTTCGAAAATTTCAGCATCTGACCGGTTTGTTTCTGAGCTCTGTTTAATACAGTGTACACATTATGTCAGACGGTACACATGCATGAGTTTTCTGTGTTGGTGAACACACTTCATTTTAGGCAATGATTGTGGGAACTAGGTATAGATATAAATGTATGTTCTAGTTCAGATATAGCGTGCAGTGCATATTCTGTAATTGATTAATAATAGGACATTAATATTATACGTTTTAGTTATTATTTTGTGTCATGGTGAATATTATATTTCACAACTGTCTAGACACATATACTTGGGTGTGTGAAAACTAATTTACATTACATTAATTACATTTTGTTCCGTCATGATTGAACTATCTTAAGGCGAACATTATatttaagccgcaccatgagaaaaccaacagagtgcatttgcgtccagcatggatccagaccagcatgtgcatccgcgcagtctggtcaggatccatgctgttctctataacggtttctctaattgcaataggcttccgcgcagtctggtctggatccgtgctggtcgcaaatgcactctgttggttttcacatggtgcggctcaatagTATCATTTATTCGGTGCAAACACTATATAATAAAAAGACCTACTTCAGATGTTTCCGTTAAACATCTATCATTCTTAATTTAACCCTAATAAGGAAAGAAAACGATGCTGACGAACATTGACTTTCTCGGAAAAgagattttataataataattcaacaATACGTTTCAaggattttgagatatgtttgatgtttttataatcattgttacagatattatatttaaattccttattttttagtCATTCGTTCAAATGATACAAATCTCGTTTCCTTGAATTTGCggctatatatttttaacattttttttttcagtcagaaACAGTGAGAAGCCAAACAATTTACGTACAAGGTTGTTTTAAGTCAATAACCTCCATACTGCAAAACAATGTGATTGTTGTGGGTGGGGTTATAATAGGAATTCTGATACCGCAGGTAAGTTGCTATTATTCTTGTAATTTTTGGGGGAATGACATAATTATACCAGACAACCGAACGATTAAAGGGAAACAACCACTTAGCAAAATTAGACATAACTACCAGATTTAGTCACCTTTCGTTAAAATGTAAAGAAACCAATCTGTTGTGGGGtttaatataatagggttattttaTGGGATGCTGTATATAATAAAGTCTTATTCTTTATGTAACAAACCAAGCTTTGGAAGCCAGCAAGTGGCCTTTGTTTGTAGGGAGTTACTTACAATTTTAAATTCtaatacttttaaaatgtttaaattggaaATGTAACCCGTGGTCTTTAGAATGAAATGGTGGTCATGACATAGATTTGACTATATATGGTTAATTGAAGATTTGTTATTTATACACTGGTACTGTATATCTATATCtgataaatgagccatgccatgagaaaaccaacatagtggctttgcgaccagcatggatccagaccagcctgcgcatccgcgcagtctggtcaggatccatgctgttcgctaacagtttctctaattgcaataggctttgaaagcgaacagcatggatgcatgctggtcgcaaagccactatgttggttttcccatggcacggcacaaattatgttatatattttgtagATGCTGCTCACCAGTTTCACTGGACGGCTTATTGAGCAGATTGAAATGCAGATGGCAAAATGGAACCGCCAACAACATCGATAGTGGGAACCAGACAGTGAAACCTCGAGAACCAGTCCCATAGCTGTGCTCAGTCCAATATAACACTTAAAGCAGCAACAGACCTGCAGATGGAcgccaaaatatttttaaatggatatacttacgttttcaaaaattatacacaATTTCTGTGTAAAGACCAAAATCCTAGACATGTAGTTTCACATCATAATTAGGTATTTGCGTCATAATTTGGTACAAAGGTTTTCTGTACATTTCACAGAGTACATGAGTGTTTTTTATTGAAAGGAAATGCAAACAATGCAGTTTCGTGAAAAAATGGCGGGAATCTGGAGATTTGTTGCTCTTAAGTTGTGTCTACTCATTTTATACATTCCAAACAATTTAATCCACTACAAATGTTACTGTTATTATGTATgtcatatacacattttacacatcATGTTTATATTAACTTTGTGTTTAACCATATGCAAATGAGTTTTTTGGGGCGGGGAAATGGGGTGCGAATTTACAGGTGGTAGCTTTTTGTGTATACAGTCAAAgctgtctataaagaccatccttgggagagccaaaatgggGTCTTTATTggaaggtggtctttattcacaggttaaaacacactgtaaatgttaaaatgggaaacagcACATGTGgttttagagccaggtggtctctgttcagaggtggtctttaacaccaCAGTTTTGATGAGGAATGTATCATTTTGTTCCTCTCATTAACACTAACTACTAGTATTTACAAATAAGGTTGTGgcacaatattttttcttattttatcataaatgagTCTAAAAATATCAGGCTTTTGAGTTGGCAGAGAACTAAACCGACTTTTAAAAATCTCAATAATTCAAAATGTCAAGTTTGAGTGATAAGGGGTCTTTGAGATAGCTTATTGCCAAAAgatcaattttgttttgttgtacGAGTTTGTGATGATTATTTTATTATCGAATACTCTGTACGCCATTGTCTGTCCTGTCATCATCTACAACAATCATTTACATTGTCACAATCAGCAGTGCTGATTACACTCAACGTCGTAACCATCATCATCAATGCTATTATCATTACTTCCACTTCTTCATTATCACTAACACCATCATCACCATCGGGATCATCATCGTCGTTATCatcatcgttatcatcatcatttacAACAACCTACATGTAATTCTCATGTAACACAATCATTTGTGTACCGTCCTAGATCAGTGCCTTTCATTATATGTCGCACGTGTACATTGTATCCGATATTTATCAAGACACTTTATTGTTTGTTTAAGGTATGACCGTAATGCATCCGTACTTCCGTTCGTATTTCGACATTCTCTGGTATGCATTTCGacattctccgtatgcgatttcgacATTCTCTGGTATGCGATTTCGACATTCTCAGGCTGTTACGGAAAAAAAAACGATCTTCGGTTATGTCCGAATGATGCTGAAATAGTGTACGATAATgcgtaatcgcacggaaattgtcGAGTGTCAtaatgggtccactaccttaaaaacaTTTCTTGTGTCGTGATATGTACTGAAATCCAGTTTGTTTGCATCTGAAAccataaaatgttaattatgtCATCATGTCCCTTTAATCATTATAATTTACttgttatattaattattttcCATATTAaggaagaatttttttaaagaaatagccTTTTTGAACATTTAAGAAACGACGTATTTTTGAAACATGCCTTATATTGTAGCTGGAGATATTTGGAACAACATCAATACAATATTTGTAGATCTCTTACTGGCCTTGAAATCTTTAACTTCGCGACGCTTGTACTTCATTAAGTAAATGAATGATCTACAATCAATATTTATTGTTAAACATCCGATTATAGTCATTTGCGTTCGTCTAAAACCTGACCTTATTCACACGTAGGCGGAGCCAAAATACGTATTAACTAAACTCCAGCAGAGACGTAATAATATTTTGAcgttataaaaatgtttctttttttcagaagtaGGCATAACATTTAAGTTGTTGGATTAAATGATAAAAGAACTGTTGTTATGTAGGTCTAGTATCAAATGCTTCATTTAGAGATAGATGAAAAAAAAGACTTTCTGCTTCAGAAATAAAACGAAACCCCGACAGTATGTGTAGTCTTCAGCAGAGAAAAAAGATGTGTACAAATCTAAACATtggataaaaaaacaacaacattgataTGATTTTTCTTTCGTTATAACACAGGAGAGAATATCTCTTTGTGTCATATGTATGATTGTGTCATATGTATGACGTCTTTGTAATACCTTGCGTGACAATGTTCAGTTTTCAAATATATGTAACTCTGAAGTACTTATCAAAAACTCCAATTCTGTGCAATCGTAATATAAAGGTCAGATTGTTTTGTTTacgtttaaataaaatttattgaaatattaaacgTAATCGAAATTATATCAATGTGTTTTGTTTATTACCATCAACCATTACTTCATTCATTCCAAGCGCGATAACTCTTTATTCATAAAACTCAGCTGACAGTAACATTTACCCAATAACATTTGTTTTAGCAGGATTATGATGAATTGCGGCTAGTTGAACcgctctcgagtccgcttcctgaaaaaaagTCTGATGAGGCGTTGGCGTATCCGTagcgggactcgaacccacgacccctgggttgagcctTAATCAATAGACCACCGCTTCCCTTTGACAAGCAGTTTTCATCCATTCTACCTGCGGCAAACTCCATTCTACCTCCATTGGGTGCACTTTGTGTCCCGGGGAGGTTTTCGGGGCTCGTACTAGGGGCGTTCACTTTCTTTTCcaaatacattatatacttaCTTTCAATATGGAGTTCGGAGTCATGGGCATCAGATTATCAAACAAATGTTCATCACTCTTTGAACCAGGCCTGGATCCAGGAATGTTTGATTGGTGTGGAGGGGGGAGGGGCGGGGAACCAGTTTAGAACGAAGGTTTCACCCGTAGGGGAGGGGCTCTTCGCTTGTATTAGTGGTGTCACGGGGTCTCCCCTgtgattttatttagtaaatacaggtatgaaatggtggcctctgatggatttttttgtctaaattttgaggtacgggaggGGGTCAGGGCGTTTCCCTCTGGAAAAGCTTGAAATATAAGCATGAAATGGTGGTTTTTGGTGCATTTTTgcctaaattttgaggtacttcATTCTAGTGGGGTCAGGGtgtccccctggaaaattttgaaaaataagtatgaaatggttgcctctgatgcttttttttttttggtctgaattttgaggattttttttgttgtgtgCAACTTTAACGAGTATAGGTCGCTCCTCAGCCAactgggggttgggggggggggggggggggcatgcccACCTGGGCCCgaccctggatccgggcctgttaAACCATTGTCTACTGATAATATATTACGTTTCTGACCGGACGAACACAAATTTCTGAATCTATATGTCCTGAAAAATGTCAAATCGACACAAAAGTTATAGGAAGACAATAAACTTTGTATCGCTTAGGAAAAATTTACTTGTGCTCTCCCATTGCAAGTCTATTAAGTAACACCAAGAAAGGGGAAGACGCAACTGCGTTTCATAATTCCAATGTTTTTTTATTCCATAAAGTTCTAAACAAACTCTGCAGTTTCAAAGAATACATTCTCgtttttaatatattatacatCATGAGTGTCATTTCAacaagtaattttatttaaataaattaatattaattcaTATTTCGGAGTGTTGACCTTGTGGTATTCACCATGATAGTTACAGTCCTTAAAAACccattttcataatatttaacaGTATATGCTTCAtgtactagtattatactagtacaTGAAGCAACGGTAAGTATATCGGAAACATTTACGATCGAAAATTGAACTCGGACCGTTTCATCTACGGATGTAAATTTTCAATTacctataataataaaaatatattttagcgCTAATGTTAAGTTGTCGTACATTTTTAGCCTTTTGTATCTTGCATCTCTAGTCCCAGGTGTAAATAAATAATCTAAtctaataataattaaataaatgaaatgatatgAGCCTGGGCTAAAACTGCTAGCCGCGTGGTCCTCTGCTTATATGGTTGagatttgtttttatacttaATATAGCTTCGTGGTTTTTTGGGTTTGTTTATCTTTTCTCCAGCAAAGCATTTGACAAACTCCTACAGTACTTTTTATTCTGGAAGCCGCGCCTCTCATGAAATGCCGCCGCTCGTAGATGTTAATAAGTATAACAGTGGTGAAGGTCATTGCGCATGGTACTGCTAAATAATAGGCTTGACCATGAAAATATACACACGTGAACGGTGACCAATGACCTAGACACAAAATAGTGATTCACCCTTGTTATACTGTTACAAAAAAGCGTCAGGTTTTACGAGCAAATGCTAGAGAACATTTACACATTATTATGCTCGCAGACTGCTTTCGGGACATTATCCTTTCAAGGGGTTGAGAAGACAGAACTGAGACCACCTCTGACTGTTTTTGAACCAGTGATCCCAGGTTTAATAAAGTCAACATTTTAGCTTATTTTGTGCTTTTGGTAGCGCATCACTAGACGTTTCTACGGTTTGATATATAATGCTGAATGCGACAAGTGATAATGGAGGAACATTGACATACAATATTAAGATTTagaaaaatcaaataatatacGCTGAAAAATACCTAGCTATCTATTTTCGAATACTGTTTAACTCCCCTATTGGGTATTGTTAACAGACGAGTTGGAACGCAGCACGCGCACATTCATGCACACACGATTTCTTTGAACATGTAAATTTTCCGACGTCTATACGACTGTCCGTACCGCAGGTACACGACAGTGATAGTTTCACCGACTTATAATATGTCGGTCACGATTGTACAAGTGTCGATAAGGTGAACACATGTACAATCGATAACGCTGAACACTAAATTGTTAAACATGGACTGAAGTTATTAAAAGCTACGTTTATGTTTTTCAAAGATCAAGGAATAACATTAAATGAATTACTTTCAAATTGAACATATCTGGAAGATTTATAGAAGAGTACAGTATATCAGGCGTACCCCACCTGTATTCCAGGTAGACTCGTCCTAAAAGGTAAATAAAGAATTAACCAATCACGTCCTATCATGTCATTCTCTATTCACGTGCTTGTCTACCAAAATACACACTATAACGTACGATATCTTCACTTATCCAATAAACAGAAATGCATGATAAATAAAATCGGTGAATGGAGAATcgaaattgattttcattattGAACGTCTCTGCATTGAAACACATCATCTATATTACAGACGTTCCTGAACTGCTGTAACAGTAAAATCGGATACGAAGTGAAAATCGGATATAGAAGATATAAAGTAGAACATAAATATAAACTGGACCGAAAATAGATATAGGACTTAAAAAGGAATGATATACAAGACACTAACGCACGATGAGGTTGAAGCGTTGAA comes from the Mercenaria mercenaria strain notata chromosome 9, MADL_Memer_1, whole genome shotgun sequence genome and includes:
- the LOC123547214 gene encoding tetraspanin-33-like isoform X1; translation: MPAPWHDQNRSPVNLVIKYLLFFFNFLIFLVCGAITGLMIWILDIKDKSVNNAYDFFLDPACVLCLVGSVAVFVSFFGWYGSLREYVLFLAIYRYLMMFLFLVEMVFIILIFVVVYVPEARKQLNIYPEDTLKEAIVKYRDDEDMQNLIDGIQELLECCGTSNDDLGYKDWARNPYFNCTTELENREFGEYCSVPFSCCKKEDTGLINYLCGRGMQKSTTSETVRSQTIYVQGCFKSITSILQNNVIVVGGVIIGILIPQMLLTSFTGRLIEQIEMQMAKWNRQQHR
- the LOC123547214 gene encoding tetraspanin-33-like isoform X2; its protein translation is MGSRESGSSVNLIVKYLLFFLNFTVFLVCGAITGLMIWILDIKDKSVNNAYDFFLDPACVLCLVGSVAVFVSFFGWYGSLREYVLFLAIYRYLMMFLFLVEMVFIILIFVVVYVPEARKQLNIYPEDTLKEAIVKYRDDEDMQNLIDGIQELLECCGTSNDDLGYKDWARNPYFNCTTELENREFGEYCSVPFSCCKKEDTGLINYLCGRGMQKSTTSETVRSQTIYVQGCFKSITSILQNNVIVVGGVIIGILIPQMLLTSFTGRLIEQIEMQMAKWNRQQHR